Proteins from a genomic interval of Kribbella aluminosa:
- a CDS encoding SGNH/GDSL hydrolase family protein: protein MKLRRLIAAYAAVALLGCVPVAQASATPRFTRYVALGDSYTSAPFVPLADLLSLGCARSYSNYPKQLAEALGVHRFTDVSCGGADTTNMTQPQSTILGTAGPQFDALTPDTDLVTLGIGGNDFGVFGNIIGTCPGLRASDPTGAPCRAHFTVNGVDTLRQKIAQTQTRIAIVVQGIRARSPKATIVLVGYPKIAPEHGTCPSILPFADGDYGYLYSIEQALNTAVSNAAAAGGATYVDTFGPSTGHDACAPDGQAWIQGKDINLLRALNYHPRFEGEAGMAALTYKTLTGKPAVVTPAEQSAWAAKARALAKEAAASPLALEASKNRVRTSAQR, encoded by the coding sequence GTGAAGCTACGCCGTCTGATCGCTGCCTACGCGGCAGTCGCACTGCTGGGTTGCGTGCCGGTCGCCCAGGCGTCCGCGACGCCCCGGTTCACGCGGTACGTCGCACTCGGCGACTCGTACACGTCGGCGCCGTTCGTCCCGCTCGCCGATCTGCTGTCTCTCGGCTGTGCGCGCTCGTACAGCAACTACCCGAAGCAACTCGCCGAGGCGCTGGGCGTGCACCGGTTCACCGACGTGAGCTGCGGCGGTGCCGACACCACCAACATGACGCAGCCGCAGAGCACGATCCTCGGCACCGCCGGACCGCAGTTCGATGCGCTGACGCCGGACACCGACCTCGTCACCCTCGGGATCGGTGGGAACGACTTCGGCGTGTTCGGCAACATCATCGGCACCTGCCCGGGGCTCCGGGCCTCCGACCCGACCGGGGCGCCCTGCCGGGCACACTTCACCGTCAACGGCGTGGACACACTGCGGCAGAAGATCGCCCAGACACAGACCCGGATCGCGATCGTGGTGCAGGGCATCCGGGCGCGGTCACCGAAGGCCACGATCGTGCTGGTCGGGTACCCGAAGATCGCGCCGGAGCACGGCACCTGCCCGTCGATCCTGCCCTTCGCGGACGGCGACTACGGCTACCTGTACTCGATCGAGCAGGCGCTGAACACCGCCGTCTCGAACGCGGCCGCCGCCGGCGGGGCGACGTACGTCGACACCTTCGGGCCGTCCACCGGGCACGACGCCTGTGCGCCGGACGGCCAGGCGTGGATCCAGGGCAAGGACATCAACCTGCTCCGTGCGCTGAACTACCACCCGCGCTTCGAGGGCGAGGCCGGGATGGCCGCGCTCACCTACAAGACGCTGACCGGGAAGCCGGCCGTCGTCACCCCGGCCGAGCAGTCCGCCTGGGCCGCCAAGGCCCGCGCGCTGGCGAAGGAGGCCGCAGCGTCACCCCTGGCCCTCGAGGCCTCCAAGAACCGCGTACGGACCAGCGCGCAACGCTGA